Proteins encoded by one window of Chromobacterium violaceum ATCC 12472:
- the pyrI gene encoding aspartate carbamoyltransferase regulatory subunit: MQYTRTVEALKQGTVIDHIPAGEGVKILRLFKLTETGERVTVGLNLVSRHMGSKDLIKVENVALTEEQANELALFAPKATVNVIDNFEVVKKHKLTLPDAVEGIFSCPNSNCISHNEPVKSVFYVKTLAHDTKMKCKYCEKVFSRDIVAEVR; this comes from the coding sequence ATGCAATACACCCGCACCGTGGAAGCGCTGAAGCAAGGCACCGTGATCGACCACATTCCGGCTGGCGAAGGCGTCAAGATCCTGCGCCTGTTCAAACTGACCGAAACCGGCGAGCGCGTCACCGTCGGCCTCAACCTGGTCAGCCGCCATATGGGCAGCAAGGATCTGATCAAGGTGGAGAACGTGGCGCTGACCGAGGAACAAGCCAACGAACTGGCCCTATTCGCACCGAAAGCGACAGTAAACGTCATCGACAACTTCGAAGTTGTAAAAAAGCATAAATTGACCCTGCCCGATGCGGTGGAGGGCATTTTCTCCTGCCCTAATTCCAATTGCATTTCGCATAATGAGCCGGTGAAGAGCGTCTTCTACGTAAAAACACTGGCACATGACACAAAAATGAAGTGCAAGTATTGCGAAAAGGTGTTCAGTAGGGATATTGTTGCAGAGGTGCGCTGA
- a CDS encoding chloride channel protein, translating into MKPWWRRHTLVLNLPLAAGCGALGALLVLGFQFALHAIEQGLSGRSGSLVAIARQLAPWQRALAPVLGGLLAGLILQQGRHLLRGAAEGDYLEAVRVGDGRLSLRRTLVNSLSSLATVASGGSIGREGAMVALAALGGSLLARLASLGLPRRRLLVACGIAAGWAAAYHAPLAAVAFVCEVVWRRLDWRALPALLLAALTASLTVDRLFGLAPLYQPAPLAAPDHLALAGYCLLALLLGVASPLFMGAMELGRRAMGRLPLRLPWRMALGGAVVGGLAWFWPQMWGNGYSTVSWLLVSDPAWQLVLTLLACKLVATSATSGSGAVGGIFTPMLFAGAAGGALAGQVLNMLLPGWLPAGGAALVGMAAFLAATARAPVLAVLMLMELTGAYAMLPPVALAAWLAAHIGRRLGGRALYQDEAELRRPAPGRCWFRR; encoded by the coding sequence ATGAAGCCGTGGTGGCGGCGCCATACCCTTGTCCTGAATTTGCCGTTGGCGGCCGGCTGCGGCGCGCTGGGCGCGCTGCTGGTGCTGGGCTTTCAATTCGCATTGCATGCGATCGAGCAGGGCTTGAGCGGACGCAGCGGCAGCCTGGTGGCAATCGCGCGCCAGCTGGCGCCCTGGCAACGCGCGCTGGCGCCGGTGCTGGGCGGCCTGCTGGCCGGCCTGATTTTGCAGCAGGGCCGGCATCTGCTGCGCGGCGCCGCCGAAGGCGACTACCTGGAGGCGGTGCGCGTCGGCGACGGCCGGCTCAGCCTGCGCCGCACCCTGGTCAACAGCCTGTCGTCGCTTGCCACCGTCGCCAGCGGCGGCTCCATCGGCCGCGAGGGCGCGATGGTGGCGCTGGCCGCGCTGGGCGGCTCGCTGCTGGCCCGGCTGGCGTCGCTGGGCCTGCCGCGCCGCCGCCTGCTGGTGGCCTGCGGCATCGCCGCCGGCTGGGCAGCCGCCTACCATGCGCCGCTGGCGGCCGTCGCCTTCGTCTGCGAGGTGGTGTGGCGCCGTCTGGATTGGCGCGCGCTGCCGGCCCTGCTGCTGGCGGCGCTGACCGCCAGCCTCACCGTCGATCGCCTGTTCGGTCTTGCTCCCTTGTATCAACCCGCGCCGCTGGCGGCGCCCGACCATCTGGCCCTGGCCGGCTATTGCCTGCTGGCGCTGTTGCTGGGCGTCGCTTCGCCGCTGTTCATGGGCGCGATGGAGCTGGGCCGCCGGGCGATGGGCAGATTGCCGCTGCGGCTGCCGTGGCGGATGGCGCTGGGCGGCGCGGTGGTCGGGGGGCTGGCCTGGTTCTGGCCGCAGATGTGGGGCAATGGCTATAGCACGGTTTCGTGGCTGCTGGTCAGCGATCCGGCCTGGCAACTGGTGTTGACGCTGCTGGCGTGCAAGCTTGTGGCCACCTCCGCCACCAGCGGCTCGGGCGCCGTCGGGGGCATCTTCACGCCCATGCTGTTCGCCGGCGCGGCCGGCGGCGCGCTGGCCGGGCAAGTGCTGAACATGCTGCTGCCGGGCTGGCTGCCGGCGGGGGGCGCGGCGCTGGTGGGCATGGCGGCCTTCCTGGCCGCCACCGCGCGCGCGCCGGTGCTGGCGGTGCTGATGCTGATGGAGCTGACCGGCGCCTACGCGATGTTGCCGCCGGTGGCGCTGGCCGCATGGCTGGCGGCGCATATCGGCCGCCGGCTGGGCGGCCGGGCGCTGTACCAGGACGAAGCGGAGCTCAGGCGTCCGGCGCCGGGCCGCTGCTGGTTTCGTCGATGA
- a CDS encoding GNAT family N-acetyltransferase: protein MQIREATLEDLAAILDIYNEVIATTTAVYNDDPLTPGEFAVWFQDRAAAGYPVLLAEDEDGRALGFSSFGDFRARPGYRFTVEHSVHLTADARGKGIGTALVQALFPRAQALGKHTMLGAVDADNEASIRFHEKLGFVQVGRLPQVGFKFGRWLDLVYLQRFIDETSSGPAPDA from the coding sequence ATGCAGATTCGTGAAGCCACTCTTGAAGACCTGGCCGCGATACTCGACATCTACAACGAAGTGATCGCCACCACCACCGCCGTCTACAACGACGACCCGCTGACCCCGGGCGAGTTCGCGGTATGGTTCCAGGACCGCGCCGCCGCCGGCTACCCGGTGCTGCTGGCGGAGGACGAGGACGGCCGCGCGCTCGGCTTTTCCAGCTTCGGCGATTTCCGCGCCCGCCCCGGCTACCGCTTCACCGTCGAGCACAGCGTGCATCTGACCGCCGACGCACGCGGCAAGGGCATAGGCACCGCTCTGGTGCAGGCGCTGTTCCCGCGCGCGCAGGCGCTGGGCAAGCACACGATGCTGGGCGCGGTGGACGCCGACAACGAGGCGTCGATCCGTTTCCACGAAAAGCTGGGCTTCGTCCAGGTGGGCCGCCTGCCGCAAGTGGGCTTCAAGTTCGGCCGCTGGCTGGACCTGGTCTACCTGCAGCGCTTCATCGACGAAACCAGCAGCGGCCCGGCGCCGGACGCCTGA
- a CDS encoding NYN domain-containing protein, with amino-acid sequence MENRKLAVLIDADNAQSSLIAELLAEVAKYGTAIVKRAYGDWTTTQLKGWKEVLHQYAISPIQQFAYTKGKNSTDSALIIDAMDLLYTGNFDGFCLVSSDSDFTRLATRLREGGLTVIGLGEQSKTPRPFIAACDKFVFTEILRPAPPAKPKPETAATADKPKARSSRTRAKAAPHKEKHPLQDMFTSAIEAVARDSGWAELSAVGSYLAKNDPSFDPRNWGHGRLSQMVKKLDFLTVQESRNGSKLHSEIRLRHDGEAAVAEPAAPVETPQPSPSEEAAPPPRKKRSPRKKISPAG; translated from the coding sequence ATGGAAAACCGCAAACTGGCGGTATTGATAGACGCCGACAACGCCCAGTCCTCGCTGATCGCCGAATTGCTGGCCGAGGTGGCCAAGTACGGCACCGCCATCGTCAAGCGCGCCTACGGCGACTGGACCACCACCCAGCTCAAGGGCTGGAAGGAAGTGCTGCACCAGTACGCGATCTCGCCGATACAGCAGTTCGCCTACACCAAGGGCAAGAACTCCACCGACTCCGCGCTGATCATCGACGCGATGGACCTGCTGTACACCGGCAATTTCGACGGTTTCTGCCTGGTGTCGTCGGACAGCGACTTCACCCGGCTGGCCACCCGGCTGCGCGAAGGCGGCCTGACCGTGATCGGCCTGGGCGAGCAATCGAAGACGCCGCGTCCCTTCATCGCCGCCTGCGACAAATTCGTGTTCACCGAAATCCTGCGCCCGGCGCCGCCGGCCAAGCCGAAACCGGAAACGGCCGCGACGGCGGACAAGCCCAAGGCCCGCAGCAGCCGCACGCGCGCCAAGGCCGCGCCGCACAAGGAAAAGCATCCGCTGCAGGACATGTTCACGTCTGCGATCGAGGCGGTGGCGCGCGACAGCGGCTGGGCAGAGCTGTCGGCCGTCGGCTCGTATCTCGCCAAGAACGACCCCTCGTTCGACCCGCGCAACTGGGGCCATGGCCGGCTATCGCAGATGGTGAAGAAACTGGACTTCCTGACGGTGCAGGAGAGCCGCAACGGCTCCAAGCTGCATAGCGAAATCCGGCTGCGCCACGACGGCGAAGCGGCCGTCGCCGAGCCCGCGGCGCCCGTCGAGACGCCACAGCCTTCTCCGTCCGAGGAGGCCGCCCCGCCGCCGCGCAAGAAGCGCAGCCCGCGCAAGAAAATCTCACCCGCCGGTTGA
- a CDS encoding substrate-binding periplasmic protein — MRRSAIRLLPMLWSACCAAAPQTVTILTDNGYPPYSYEAGGQAQGIYNDILRAASDRLSGYRIELHPVPWKRGLAELEAGRALALSPPYYRPGERPFMRPYSVPMLREKVVVYCRAAVMRLPRPVWPNDYLGLRFGNNAGFRPGGGAFWALVDLGRISMEEAPDVRTNLLKLIRGHLDCYQNDKLAIDMELAKLQRLGLYREGQLAEAATVSEEQGYVGFTDRDGGRFPYKQDFIRELNQALAGMKRDGTVDRIVGHALNAARSQPASASF, encoded by the coding sequence ATGCGCCGGTCCGCCATTCGACTGTTGCCCATGCTGTGGTCCGCCTGCTGCGCCGCGGCGCCGCAGACGGTGACCATCCTGACCGACAACGGCTATCCGCCTTACTCGTACGAGGCCGGCGGGCAGGCTCAAGGCATCTACAACGACATCCTGCGCGCCGCCTCCGACCGGCTGAGCGGCTACCGGATAGAACTGCACCCGGTGCCGTGGAAACGCGGCCTGGCGGAACTGGAAGCCGGACGCGCGCTGGCGCTGTCCCCGCCCTATTACCGTCCCGGCGAACGCCCCTTCATGCGCCCCTACTCGGTGCCCATGCTGCGCGAGAAAGTGGTGGTCTACTGCCGGGCGGCGGTGATGAGGCTGCCCCGCCCGGTGTGGCCGAACGACTACCTGGGGCTGCGCTTCGGCAACAACGCCGGCTTCCGTCCCGGCGGCGGCGCCTTCTGGGCGCTGGTGGACCTGGGACGGATTTCGATGGAGGAGGCGCCGGACGTCCGCACCAACCTGCTGAAGCTGATCCGCGGCCACCTGGATTGCTACCAGAACGACAAGCTGGCGATAGACATGGAGCTGGCGAAGCTGCAGCGGCTGGGCCTGTACCGCGAAGGCCAGCTGGCCGAGGCCGCGACGGTGTCGGAAGAACAGGGCTACGTCGGCTTCACCGACCGCGACGGCGGCCGCTTCCCGTACAAGCAGGACTTCATCCGCGAATTGAACCAGGCGCTGGCCGGCATGAAACGGGACGGCACCGTCGACCGCATCGTCGGGCACGCGCTGAACGCCGCGCGCAGCCAGCCGGCTTCGGCCAGTTTTTGA
- a CDS encoding DUF2059 domain-containing protein, translated as MFASRSIKAGIAALLLSLPLLAHADAAQEAGAKELAATLNLDNMLPELAQRTSASALPLLQEYFVKNKIKLSEAQQKKAQAGLKGYGDNIQKLAADYFGSAAVKQQFEQTVVKNFSAQFSADELKQINAFYKSPVGQKFMKQQPQIVNGIAGETLKSAEKALLPKMQAAAETYGKTIAKK; from the coding sequence ATGTTTGCTTCCCGCTCGATCAAGGCCGGCATCGCCGCCCTGCTGCTGTCCCTGCCGCTGCTCGCGCACGCCGACGCCGCCCAGGAAGCCGGAGCCAAGGAACTGGCCGCCACCCTGAATCTAGACAATATGTTGCCCGAGCTGGCGCAGCGCACCTCCGCCAGCGCGCTGCCGCTGCTGCAGGAATACTTCGTCAAGAACAAGATCAAGCTCTCCGAAGCGCAGCAGAAAAAGGCGCAAGCCGGCCTGAAAGGCTACGGCGACAACATCCAGAAGCTGGCCGCAGACTACTTCGGCTCCGCCGCCGTCAAGCAGCAGTTCGAACAGACCGTGGTGAAGAACTTCAGCGCCCAGTTCAGCGCCGATGAGCTGAAACAGATCAACGCCTTCTACAAGAGCCCGGTCGGCCAGAAATTCATGAAGCAGCAGCCGCAGATCGTCAACGGCATCGCAGGCGAGACGCTGAAGAGCGCCGAGAAGGCGCTGCTGCCGAAGATGCAGGCCGCCGCCGAGACTTACGGCAAGACCATCGCCAAGAAATAA
- a CDS encoding substrate-binding domain-containing protein, with translation MPRTPLSCLALLACALPAAAADPSRIGISVGALDNPFYQALARGAVQAAHRLNPGVRITSQSANFTLGQQQQQLRQLIAQKVDLILLGAVDSNAVAPLVRQARAAGITVVAVDVDAPDVDGTVKSDNHLAGEIVCRYLAQRLRGRGTLMIQGGPPVTSVSDRIAGCHAALAAFPHIRAVDDGLNAQGSSLGGQRAMQQALQRWPDMAAVFTINDRQALGVEKALLAAGRKQVLIGSVDGSPDIERALRLPGQIVVSASQSPYLLGREAVKLGVKLRRGDTSVRHVTVPVGLVTRDNLSRYQGWQAAMPGAGQP, from the coding sequence ATGCCCCGCACTCCGCTCTCCTGCCTCGCCCTGCTCGCCTGCGCCCTTCCCGCCGCCGCCGCGGACCCGTCCCGCATCGGCATCTCGGTCGGGGCGCTGGACAACCCGTTCTACCAGGCGCTGGCGCGCGGCGCGGTGCAGGCCGCCCACCGGCTCAATCCAGGCGTGCGCATCACGTCTCAATCGGCCAATTTCACGCTGGGGCAACAGCAGCAGCAACTGCGGCAGCTGATCGCGCAGAAAGTGGACCTGATCCTGCTGGGCGCGGTGGACAGCAACGCGGTGGCCCCGCTGGTTCGCCAGGCCCGCGCCGCCGGCATCACCGTGGTGGCGGTGGACGTGGACGCGCCCGATGTCGACGGCACGGTGAAGTCCGACAACCATCTGGCCGGCGAGATCGTCTGCCGCTACCTGGCCCAACGGCTGCGCGGCCGCGGCACGCTGATGATCCAGGGCGGGCCGCCGGTCACCTCGGTCAGCGACCGCATCGCCGGCTGCCATGCCGCGCTGGCCGCCTTTCCCCACATCCGCGCAGTCGACGACGGCCTCAACGCCCAAGGCTCCAGCCTGGGCGGCCAGCGCGCGATGCAGCAGGCCTTGCAGCGCTGGCCGGATATGGCCGCGGTGTTCACCATCAACGACCGCCAGGCGCTGGGCGTGGAGAAAGCCTTGCTCGCCGCCGGGCGAAAGCAGGTGCTGATCGGCTCGGTGGACGGCTCGCCCGACATCGAGCGCGCGCTGCGGCTGCCCGGCCAGATCGTCGTCTCCGCCAGCCAGTCGCCGTACCTGCTGGGACGCGAAGCGGTGAAGCTGGGCGTCAAGCTGCGCCGCGGCGACACCTCCGTCCGCCACGTGACGGTACCGGTGGGACTGGTCACCCGCGACAACCTCTCCCGCTACCAGGGTTGGCAAGCCGCGATGCCGGGCGCCGGCCAGCCCTGA
- a CDS encoding alpha/beta hydrolase → MFATLQPFDLIIQPGWNNSGPRHWQSHWQRRLGARRVDNADWARPQLDDWLDGLDAALERCAKPALVIAHSLGCIAIAHYAQCRPDRIAGALLVAPADVERAFVPAELMNFAPVPRHPLPFPSKIVASSNDPFCKTARAARLAGYWQAPITWLQHAGHINADSGHQQWEEGWPLLRQLAWRAQRHLESRTVASATG, encoded by the coding sequence ATGTTCGCCACCCTGCAACCATTCGACCTGATCATCCAGCCCGGCTGGAACAACTCCGGGCCGCGCCACTGGCAAAGCCACTGGCAACGGCGGCTGGGCGCCCGCCGCGTCGACAACGCCGACTGGGCCCGTCCCCAGCTGGACGACTGGCTGGACGGCCTGGACGCGGCGCTGGAGCGCTGCGCCAAACCGGCGCTGGTGATCGCGCACAGCCTGGGCTGCATCGCGATCGCCCATTACGCGCAATGCCGGCCGGACCGCATCGCCGGCGCGCTGCTGGTGGCCCCGGCGGACGTCGAGCGCGCCTTCGTCCCCGCCGAGCTGATGAACTTCGCGCCCGTGCCGCGCCATCCGCTGCCGTTTCCGTCCAAGATCGTCGCCAGCAGCAACGACCCGTTCTGCAAGACCGCCCGCGCCGCGCGGCTGGCCGGCTACTGGCAGGCGCCCATCACCTGGCTGCAGCATGCGGGCCACATCAACGCCGACTCCGGACACCAGCAATGGGAAGAAGGCTGGCCGCTGTTGCGCCAGCTGGCGTGGCGCGCGCAGCGCCATCTCGAATCCAGGACGGTCGCAAGCGCGACGGGATGA
- a CDS encoding YgjP-like metallopeptidase domain-containing protein, producing the protein MPTLKYLPHYPPALVQQAQALFDSGELGALLRSKYPDGHDVQTDKALYQFVSALKQRHLKNAPLPAKVLYDNQQHPLKGTLGTNTTISRVQGGRLKSKSEIRIASLFRELPLPFLQMIVVHELAHLKVRDHDKAFYQLCCHMQPDYHQLEFDLRLWLNWREQRRN; encoded by the coding sequence ATGCCCACTCTCAAATACCTGCCGCACTATCCGCCAGCCCTGGTGCAACAGGCGCAGGCGCTATTCGATTCCGGCGAGCTCGGCGCCCTGCTGCGCAGCAAGTATCCGGACGGCCATGACGTGCAGACCGACAAGGCGCTTTACCAGTTCGTCTCCGCGCTCAAGCAGCGCCACCTGAAAAACGCGCCGCTGCCGGCCAAGGTGCTGTACGACAACCAGCAGCATCCGCTCAAGGGCACGCTGGGCACCAATACCACCATCTCCCGGGTGCAGGGCGGGCGCTTGAAGAGCAAGAGCGAAATCCGCATCGCGTCGCTGTTCCGCGAGCTGCCGCTGCCCTTCCTGCAGATGATCGTCGTGCACGAGCTCGCCCACCTGAAAGTGCGCGATCACGACAAGGCCTTCTACCAGCTGTGCTGCCACATGCAGCCCGACTACCACCAGTTGGAGTTCGATCTGCGGCTGTGGCTGAACTGGCGCGAGCAGCGGCGGAATTGA
- a CDS encoding GNAT family N-acetyltransferase: protein MLELRPARAADVPAIAAMHAASWRASYRGILPDDYLDRYAADERLSLWRRRFETASPPWVRLACWDGEPVGFVCLLPEEAPELGVYLDNLHVLPGQQGRGIGRALMAAAAAEAERIAPGRPLYLWVYERNADACAAYDKMGGVVMARREVDTAAGTRAIALRYSWPEPARLRAGKA, encoded by the coding sequence ATGCTGGAATTGCGCCCCGCCCGCGCCGCAGACGTCCCCGCGATCGCCGCCATGCACGCCGCCAGCTGGCGCGCGAGTTACCGCGGCATCCTGCCGGACGACTACCTGGATCGGTACGCCGCCGACGAAAGGCTGTCCTTGTGGCGCCGCCGTTTCGAAACCGCCTCCCCGCCCTGGGTGCGGCTGGCCTGCTGGGATGGCGAGCCGGTCGGCTTCGTCTGCCTGCTGCCGGAAGAAGCGCCCGAGCTGGGCGTCTATCTTGACAACCTGCACGTGCTCCCCGGCCAGCAGGGCCGCGGCATAGGGCGCGCGCTGATGGCCGCCGCCGCCGCCGAGGCCGAACGCATCGCGCCCGGCCGGCCGCTCTATCTGTGGGTGTACGAACGCAATGCCGATGCCTGCGCCGCCTACGACAAGATGGGAGGCGTCGTGATGGCGCGCCGCGAGGTGGACACCGCCGCCGGCACCCGCGCCATCGCGCTGCGCTACAGCTGGCCCGAGCCAGCCCGCCTGCGCGCCGGCAAAGCTTGA
- a CDS encoding YaeQ family protein — MALNATIYKATLTLSDMDRGYYATHPLTLAQHPSETLERMMLRIAAFALNASDTLAFTRGLCADDEPELWQKNYADEIELWVDLGEPDEKRLKKACSRSERVVLYSYGGRASEVWWGQNEGKLARLDKLEVFRIDFDALQALAALAERSMQLTATIQDGQLWLSCGDQTVLLEPMRLK; from the coding sequence ATGGCCCTGAACGCCACCATATACAAAGCCACCCTGACGCTGTCCGACATGGACCGCGGCTATTACGCCACCCACCCGCTGACGCTGGCCCAGCACCCGTCCGAGACGCTGGAGCGGATGATGCTGCGCATCGCCGCCTTCGCGCTCAACGCCAGCGACACGCTGGCCTTCACCCGCGGGCTGTGCGCCGACGACGAGCCGGAGCTGTGGCAAAAGAATTACGCCGACGAAATCGAGCTGTGGGTGGACCTGGGCGAGCCGGACGAGAAGCGGCTGAAGAAGGCCTGCTCCCGCTCCGAGCGCGTGGTGCTGTACAGCTACGGCGGCCGCGCCAGCGAAGTGTGGTGGGGCCAGAACGAGGGCAAGCTCGCCCGCCTGGACAAGCTGGAAGTGTTCCGCATCGATTTCGACGCGCTGCAGGCGCTGGCCGCGCTCGCCGAGCGCAGCATGCAGCTGACCGCCACCATCCAGGATGGCCAGCTATGGCTGAGCTGCGGCGATCAAACCGTTCTGTTGGAGCCGATGCGGCTGAAATGA
- a CDS encoding MliC family protein, whose amino-acid sequence MPVAPSRLIGLFLLLPALALANKNGPASRAGGEGNPPPAAAAVLPPVATDFHCDQPANMVESMVCQDDGLTRLDNRLEKVYSQALSQAEQSRSGAQAKLIAEQKRWVKSLKDCLKDEDPHMCLGDTYILRVTQLQATWNLAQSLTPLRYLCRGPAGATILATFYRTHPATAKLERGNALVIVHQGLSGSGARYQGQGVEFWIKGRDASVNWRGESLECTSQPSP is encoded by the coding sequence ATGCCCGTAGCCCCATCTCGGCTGATAGGCTTGTTTCTGCTGCTGCCCGCGTTGGCCCTGGCCAACAAGAACGGCCCTGCCTCGCGCGCAGGCGGCGAGGGAAATCCGCCGCCGGCCGCCGCCGCCGTCCTGCCGCCGGTGGCCACCGACTTCCACTGCGACCAGCCCGCCAACATGGTGGAAAGCATGGTATGCCAGGATGACGGTCTGACCCGACTGGACAACCGGCTGGAAAAGGTCTACTCCCAGGCGCTGAGCCAGGCCGAACAAAGCCGCAGCGGCGCCCAGGCCAAGCTGATCGCCGAACAGAAACGCTGGGTGAAGAGCCTGAAGGATTGCCTGAAGGACGAGGATCCCCACATGTGCCTGGGCGACACCTACATCCTGCGCGTCACCCAGCTGCAGGCGACGTGGAACCTGGCGCAATCGCTGACGCCGCTGCGCTACCTGTGCCGCGGTCCGGCCGGCGCCACCATCCTCGCCACCTTCTACCGCACCCACCCCGCCACCGCCAAGCTGGAGCGCGGCAACGCGCTGGTCATCGTCCACCAGGGCCTGAGCGGCAGCGGCGCGCGCTACCAGGGCCAGGGCGTCGAGTTCTGGATCAAGGGCCGCGACGCCAGCGTCAACTGGCGCGGCGAATCGCTGGAATGCACCAGCCAGCCCTCGCCTTGA
- a CDS encoding DEAD/DEAH box helicase: protein MSDLTFADLGLADPLLRAVADTGYTTPTPIQAQAIPQVLQGGDLLAAAQTGTGKTAGFTLPLLQLLMCSPSHHAGRPRALVLTPTRELAAQVEESVRTYSKYLPLKSLVMFGGVNINPQIKALRAPVDILVATPGRLLDHVGQKTVDLSGVEILVLDEADRMLDMGFIHDIKKVLAKLPAQRQNLLFSATFSDEIKALADKLLDNPKLVEVARRNTTNELVSQKVHLVDRDKKTELLIHLIREQNWFQVLVFTRTKHGANRLAEKLDKIGIPAAAIHGNKSQNARTRALADFKSGELQVLVATDIAARGLDIDQLPHVVNFELPNVPEDYVHRIGRTGRAGSPGEALSLVCVDEFSFLRDIEKLIKMSIERFTVPGFEADLNVKPEPIPMGGGARGRGQGQGRGGQGQGQRHGQGQGQPRNAPAKPRHQTESKPAGHGRNGGPRQGQGAGQGGRAAKPAAAKSALFSPPKNR from the coding sequence ATGTCCGATCTTACCTTCGCCGACCTCGGCCTGGCCGACCCGCTGCTGCGCGCGGTCGCCGACACCGGTTATACCACGCCGACCCCTATCCAGGCCCAGGCCATCCCGCAAGTGCTGCAAGGCGGCGATCTGCTGGCCGCCGCCCAGACCGGCACCGGCAAGACCGCCGGCTTCACGCTGCCCTTGCTGCAGCTGCTGATGTGCTCGCCCAGCCATCACGCCGGCCGTCCGCGCGCGCTGGTGCTGACCCCCACCCGAGAACTGGCCGCCCAGGTGGAAGAGTCGGTGCGCACTTACAGCAAATACCTGCCGTTGAAGTCGCTGGTGATGTTCGGCGGCGTCAACATCAATCCCCAGATCAAGGCGCTGCGCGCGCCGGTGGATATCCTGGTGGCGACGCCGGGCCGCCTGCTGGACCATGTCGGCCAAAAGACCGTCGACCTGTCCGGCGTGGAAATCCTGGTGCTGGACGAGGCCGACCGCATGCTGGACATGGGCTTCATCCACGACATCAAGAAGGTGCTGGCCAAGCTGCCGGCCCAGCGTCAGAACCTGCTGTTCTCCGCCACCTTCTCCGACGAGATCAAGGCGTTGGCCGACAAGCTGCTGGACAACCCCAAGCTGGTGGAGGTGGCGCGCCGCAACACCACCAACGAACTGGTGAGCCAAAAGGTACACCTAGTTGACCGCGACAAGAAGACCGAGCTGTTGATCCATCTCATCCGCGAGCAGAATTGGTTCCAGGTGCTGGTGTTCACCCGCACCAAGCACGGCGCCAACCGCCTGGCGGAGAAGCTGGACAAGATCGGCATCCCGGCCGCGGCCATCCACGGCAACAAGAGCCAGAACGCGCGCACCCGCGCGCTGGCCGACTTCAAGAGCGGCGAATTGCAGGTACTGGTGGCCACCGACATCGCCGCGCGCGGCCTGGACATCGACCAGCTGCCGCACGTGGTCAATTTCGAGCTGCCCAACGTGCCGGAAGACTACGTGCACCGCATCGGCCGCACCGGCCGCGCCGGCAGCCCGGGCGAAGCGTTGTCGCTGGTGTGCGTCGACGAGTTCAGCTTCCTGCGCGACATCGAGAAGCTGATCAAGATGTCGATCGAGCGCTTCACCGTGCCGGGCTTCGAGGCCGACCTCAACGTCAAGCCGGAGCCGATTCCGATGGGCGGCGGCGCGCGCGGCCGCGGACAAGGCCAGGGACGCGGCGGCCAGGGACAAGGCCAGCGCCACGGCCAGGGGCAGGGCCAGCCGCGCAACGCGCCGGCCAAGCCGCGCCACCAGACCGAAAGCAAGCCGGCCGGCCATGGCCGCAACGGCGGTCCGCGCCAGGGGCAGGGCGCCGGCCAGGGCGGCCGCGCCGCCAAGCCGGCGGCGGCCAAGTCCGCGCTGTTCAGTCCGCCGAAAAACCGCTGA